CACACTCAAATAAAAAAGCGGCCTGAATAAGCCGCTTTTTCTTGTTACTCCTGTTTAGTCTCAGCCATGAGAACGAACGAGAAGAATATAACGAACACCAGAGACACCACGAGTACCGTTGGCATCTGTGTGACATCCTTCTCTGCTATTTTGTACCACACATTAAAACCGATCACACCCAAACCCAACAAAATATAAGTCCAAAGCTTGAGCTTGCCAGGCAGGGAGAATTTCTTCGACCAACTACAGAACTTTCCGAAGAGTATAAGCCCGATTACTACGATACCGAATTCCATGGCAGCCGTTACAAACCAGTTCTCCATCTTGTCACCTCCTTTGTTCTAAATACTGATTGCTGATCAAACCCCCATATAATAGCCACTCAATCTGCTCAGCACAAGCTTAGGACCGTTCCTTTACTATCCAATAGTCATTTCTCCACGAAGACCCGATTTCCTTCTTGTTTTGAGATATTTTTTTGAAGTTTCGTTGATTGTATGTGCTCCAGGGTGTTAATATATTATGTGCGAGTAAATCAGATAGCCGCGAGGTTACACCTCGAGGAAAGTCGGGGCTCCGCAGGGCAAGGTGCTGGGTAACACCCAGTGGGGGCGACCCCAAGGATAGTGCCACAGAAACAAACCGCCCGGCACTCAATGTACGGTTCAAACGAATTCAAGGACCTCCTCCCGTGTTGCGTTACGATGCGCATCTTAACAGGATTGAACTGTGCATTGAGTGCCGGGTAAGGGTGGAAAGGTGAGGTAAGAGCTCACCAGCAGTTAGGCGACTAACTGGCTCGGTAAACCCCACCTGGAGCAAGACCAAATAGGGAAGCTATGGAGTGGCCCGCTCCGCTTCCGGGTTAGGTCGCTGGAGGTGTCAGGCAACTGGCATCCTAGATAGATGGCTATCTAATACAGAACCCCGCTTATAGATTTGCTCGCACCGGTTTTTTAGGGATACTACAATGAGTTCTTGGAAGCCCCACTGTAGCATCCCTATTACCTTAGCAGCAAAAACCGGGCTGTCAAAGCCCGGTTTATTTGTCTACGCGGTTTTCCTATTTCTTCTTCTTGGACGTCCTAGATTTGTTAGGGCCTTTGCCCGTTTTCTTGGGTTCCTCCTTGATAACCACTGCTTCTTTAAGGGATTTTCCGGGTTTAAAAGCGGGGACACGAGTAGCTGGAACTTCGATTTCCTCTCCTGTAGCCGGGCTGATGACTTTCCTTGCCCTACGATTCCTCACCTCGAAAGTCCCAAAGCCGATAATCTGGACCTTGTCGCCGCCGGCCAAAGCTTCCTGAATCGAAGCGACAGCAGCATCGAGTACCTTTCCGGCTTCCTTTTGAGTTACCCCAGCCTTCTCCGCCAATGACTTGACAAGTTCCGCTTTGTTCACAGCATAATCCTCCCTTGGTAAGATTTTTCGGCCTGATCTTAACCATTCATCACAAAGTCCGTAATTCCTTCTTTAAAAGCGATATTTTTCTACTTTTTTTTAGAGTATCACCAATTCCTCGGGATTCCATCCTTCCCTGTCAAAAAATTATCCCTAATTGGCGGAGTTTCTCTTCGGTTGGCTTTCCTGTTTCGGGGTCCCAGCCCCGAGCGTGGTAATACTTTTTCAAAACTTCTCGGGTCTTTTCTTCATCTAATGCATTGCCCTTAACTCTCTGTTCGTAGAAGCGGCGCGGAAATGCCGAGTCTTCGGGCTTTTCGCCTTCCCGGAGGTTGAAAAGCTTCATCAGGTTCCATGCCCTTTCCGCCGCCAGCATCAACGCGTCCGGAGTCATCTCGAGTCCGGTAAACGCGGTATATGCTTCAGCTAGCACCGTTGGCCCAACCCCATGTAATACCGGCGGTCGGATACAAACCCCAACCGAATTAAAAAGGTTAATCAGGTCTTCGGCCCACTTCGACATAAGGGCGACATCCACGGTATCATCT
The sequence above is drawn from the Syntrophothermus lipocalidus DSM 12680 genome and encodes:
- a CDS encoding HU family DNA-binding protein, yielding MNKAELVKSLAEKAGVTQKEAGKVLDAAVASIQEALAGGDKVQIIGFGTFEVRNRRARKVISPATGEEIEVPATRVPAFKPGKSLKEAVVIKEEPKKTGKGPNKSRTSKKKK